AAATAAATGTATTTAGGATGAATACACCACCACTTTTATATGAAGAGCCCTTTAGCCAGTTTGCAGATATAGGAAGTGGGGAGCGATTTCCGGTGCACTAAAGCACAAGTCTCGCTTCAGTCACTTCGCTCCTTAGTCTCGCTTTGCACTAAAGCACAAGTCTCGCTTCAGTCACTTCGTTCCTTAGTCTCGCTTTGCCCCACTACCCAGCGGAGTCTCCGCAGACCCTAACCGTTAAGCGGCTATACATACTTGTCTTTTGGCCGCTGGTTGGGGACGGAGTAGACGGAGCGAACATCCCACCTTCATTGAAAGGGCAAGAGGCGCGAAATCGGGATCCGGGTCCACTTTGTCATCAATCTGAGCCCTGTTTTTTTGCAGGGCTTTTTTTTATTTCTATCCAAAGAGGAGAAAAATGGTTTACTTAAAAGTATTTAGACAAATACTGCTAATAAGAGGAGGTGTCTATGATGTACTATGTGATTTGGGATTCAGAGAAATTCCCTCCGTCTATCCTCCACGAAGATCAATATTTCCAATGGTACAATCCCATGAGAAACGATCATCGGGTGGAGTTTCGCGGCACGATGAACCAATGTTATTCGTATGTCACCAAGCGGGAGCGTAACCAGTCCATGCTGGAATTCCACTGATGACAGAATATTTCAATCAAAAAAAGACTGAAGTCACGCCGATTGCAGCGTGGCTTCAGTCTTTAGTAAGTGATGTGATGGGTCTGTCTTTTAGGCATTCTTCTTTCTCTTTTTTCGTACAGGGGGAAGCAGTTTCTCTTTTTTCAAGGTGCGTTCCGGTGTCCATGTACTGGGATCGTTCTCATCAAACTGCTCCAGGTATTTAATCACTTCCCGTGTGATCGGGGTTGGTGTGGAGGCGCCGGCGGTAACACCCACATAGCTTTTTCCCTTTAACCACTCCACGTCGATCTCAGTCACATCGGCAACGCGATAAGCCTCTACACCGGCAATATCTTTAGAAACTTGAGCCAAACGTTCCGAGTTGTTGCTGCGGGGGTCTCCAACCACTATCACCAGTTCCGTTTTACCGGCTTGCTCTGCTACTGCTTCCTGCCGTTCCTGTGTAGCCAAGCAAATTTCGTTCACAATCTCGGCGTGAGGGAATTTTTCTTTCACTTTTTTCATCAGATGGCGTGTATCCCACTGGCTCATCGTCGTCTGGTTGGTGACAACCAATTTGTCCGACTGAATGTTGAGCCTTTCCACATCCTCATCATTTTGTACCAGATGAACGTGATTGGGAGCCACACCGATCGCTCCCTCCGGTTCCGGGTGCCCTCGTT
This sequence is a window from Desmospora activa DSM 45169. Protein-coding genes within it:
- a CDS encoding 4-hydroxy-3-methylbut-2-enyl diphosphate reductase, encoding MDVLRITPRGYCYGVVDAMVLAREAAKNLDLPRPIYILGMIVHNAHVVDAFEEEGIITLDGDDRLDLLEQVKEGTVIFTAHGVSPEVRRRAREKGLTVVDATCPDVTRTHDLILEKVAEGYEIAYIGKRGHPEPEGAIGVAPNHVHLVQNDEDVERLNIQSDKLVVTNQTTMSQWDTRHLMKKVKEKFPHAEIVNEICLATQERQEAVAEQAGKTELVIVVGDPRSNNSERLAQVSKDIAGVEAYRVADVTEIDVEWLKGKSYVGVTAGASTPTPITREVIKYLEQFDENDPSTWTPERTLKKEKLLPPVRKKRKKNA